One window of the Betta splendens chromosome 21, fBetSpl5.4, whole genome shotgun sequence genome contains the following:
- the nr4a2a gene encoding nuclear receptor subfamily 4 group A member 2a: protein MPCVQAQYGSSPQGASPASQSYSYHAAGEYSCDFLTPEFVKFSMDLTNTEITATTSLPSFSTFMDNYSTSYDVKPPCLYQMPHSGEQSSIKVEDVQMHSYHQQSHLPPQSEEMMAHSGPMYFKPSSPHAPSTPNFQVQPNHMWEDPGSLHSFHQNYVAATTNMIDQRKNPVSRLSLFSFKQSPPGTPVSSCQMRFDGPLHVSMSHDNPVAHRGLDGQSFAVPSAIRKQAGLAFPHSLQLGHGHQLVDSQVPSPPSRGSPSNEGLCAVCGDNAACQHYGVRTCEGCKGFFKRTVQKNAKYVCLANKNCPVDKRRRNRCQFCRFQKCLVVGMVREVVRTDNLKGRRGRLPSKPKSPQEPSPPSPPVSLISALVRAHVDSNPSMSALDYSRFQANPDYQMTGDNTQHIQQFYDLLTGSMEIIRGWAEKIPGFSDLPKQDQDLLFESAFLELFVLRLAYRSNPVEGKLIFCNGVVLHRLQCVRGFGEWVDAIVEFSSNLQSMNIDISAFSCIAALAMLTERHGLKEPKRVEDLQNKIVNCLKDQVTFNGGGLNRPNYLSKLLGKLPELRTLCTQGLQRIFYLKLEDIVPPPAIIDKLFLDTLPF, encoded by the exons ATGCCCTGCGTTCAGGCTCAGTATGGATCATCACCTCAAGGAGCTAGTCCTGCTTCCCAGAGCTACAGCTACCACGCGGCAGGAGAATACAGCTGCGACTTCCTAACACCCGAGTTCGTTAAGTTTAGCATGGACTTGACCAACACTGAGATCACAGCGACTACTTCTCTGCCGAGTTTCAGCACCTTCATGGACAACTATAGCACGAGTTACGACGTCAAACCGCCCTGTCTGTATCAGATGCCCCACTCTGGAGAGCAGTCCTCTATCAAGGTGGAGGACGTCCAGATGCATAGCTACCATCAACAGAGCCACCTGCCGCCCCAGTCAGAAGAAATGATGGCTCACTCCGGGCCCATGTACTTCAAGCCCTCCTCGCCCCATGCCCCCAGTACGCCCAACTTCCAAGTGCAGCCCAATCACATGTGGGAGGACCCCGGCTCCCTCCACAGTTTCCACCAGAACTACGTCGCGGCCACCACCAACATGATAGACCAGCGCAAGAACCCCGTGTCGCGGCTTTCGCTGTTCTCCTTCAAGCAGTCCCCGCCCGGCACCCCGGTGTCCAGCTGCCAGATGCGCTTCGACGGGCCGCTGCACGTGTCCATGAGCCACGACAACCCGGTGGCGCACCGCGGCCTGGACGGCCAGAGCTTCGCGGTGCCCAGCGCCATCCGCAAGCAGGCCGGCCTGGCCTTCCCCCACTCCCTGCAGCTCGGCCACGGGCACCAGCTGGTGGACAGCCAGGTGCCGTCGCCGCCGTCGCGCGGATCCCCGTCGAACGAGGGTCTGTGCGCGGTGTGCGGGGACAACGCGGCGTGCCAGCATTACGGAGTTAGAACCTGCGAGGGCTGCAAAGGATTTTTCAAG CGCACCGTACAGAAAAATGCAAAGTACGTGTGTCTAGCGAATAAAAACTGTCCTGTTGATAAACGCCGAAGAAATCGTTGCCAGTTCTGCCGTTTCCAGAAGTGCCTTGTCGTCGGAATGGTGAGAGAAG TTGTCCGAACGGATAACCTGAAAGGTCGGAGAGGACGCCTACCATCCAAACCCAAAAGTCCCCAGGagccctcccctccctcgccGCCAGTGAGCCTCATCAGCGCACTTGTTAGGGCCCATGTGGACTCCAATCCCTCCATGTCGGCTTTGGACTACTCCAGA TTCCAGGCTAACCCTGACTACCAAATGACTGGAGACAACACTCAGCACATCCAGCAGTTCTACGATCTCCTGACGGGCTCCATGGAGATCATCCGGGGATGGGCGGAGAAGATTCCGGGCTTTTCTGATTTACCGAAGCAGGATCAAGATCTCCTCTTTGAATCCGCATTCCTTGAACTGTTTGTACTGCGGCTGGCGTACAG GTCCAACCCAGTGGAAGGCAAACTTATTTTTTGTAACGGGGTCGTGTTGCACAGGCTGCAGTGCGTCCGTGGATTTGGAGAGTGGGTGGACGCCATCGTGGAGTTTTCTTCCAACTTGCAGAGCATGAACATAGACATCTCGGCTTTCTCCTGCATCGCTGCACTGGCCATGCTAACAG AGAGACACGGGCTTAAGGAACCTAAAAGAGTGGAGGATCTCCAAAACAAGATCGTCAACTGTCTCAAAGATCAAGTGACGTTCAATGGCGGTGGATTGAATCGTCCCAACTACTTGTCAAAACTCTTGGGAAAGCTCCCTGAACTGCGCACACTATGTACCCAAGGTCTGCAGCGTATCTTTTACCTAAAACTAGAAGACATAGTTCCCCCGCCAGCAATAATTGACAAACTGTTCCTCGACACCCTACCTTTCTGA